A region of Burkholderiales bacterium JOSHI_001 DNA encodes the following proteins:
- a CDS encoding carbonic anhydrase (PFAM: Eukaryotic-type carbonic anhydrase): protein MPSSLAACTGRARRAALSWPLTAALLLCFVHPDARAGGGHEAPAPAAIAAPAGHAAPPAKAEAKPAAGGPGADPMDTLREKLAARLGATKAPEAKSPYVVRVSTKAGEHGESAPAAAGHGNSAHAARAASAHRASKPKSSAHAAAHPLLADPHAGHGLHWSYQGEGGPNDWGNLKPEFATCAVGKRQSPIDIRGGVKVELEPVKFDYQPTGFAVVDNGHTVQVNMGPGNAIEVMGRRYDLLQFHFHRPSEERIDGRQFDMVAHLVHKDPEGRLAVVAVLLDRGSAHPLVQTVWNNLPLEKGDEVRAAASLDLNGLLPHDRRYYTYMGSLTTPPCSEGVLWMVMAQPVGIAPDQVAVFSRLYPMNARPIQQAAGRLIKQSN, encoded by the coding sequence ATGCCCTCAAGCCTCGCCGCCTGCACCGGCCGCGCCCGGCGCGCCGCCCTGTCCTGGCCCCTGACCGCCGCGCTGCTGCTGTGCTTCGTCCACCCCGATGCACGCGCCGGCGGCGGCCATGAGGCACCGGCACCCGCCGCAATAGCGGCCCCGGCCGGCCACGCCGCGCCGCCCGCCAAGGCCGAGGCCAAGCCCGCCGCCGGCGGCCCGGGCGCCGACCCCATGGACACCCTGCGCGAGAAGCTGGCCGCCCGCCTGGGCGCCACCAAGGCGCCGGAAGCCAAGAGCCCCTACGTGGTGCGCGTCAGCACCAAGGCCGGAGAACACGGCGAGAGCGCGCCCGCCGCTGCAGGCCACGGCAACAGCGCGCACGCCGCCCGTGCCGCCAGCGCCCACCGTGCCAGCAAGCCCAAGTCCAGCGCCCACGCCGCCGCCCACCCGCTGCTGGCCGACCCCCACGCCGGCCACGGCCTGCACTGGAGCTACCAAGGCGAAGGCGGCCCCAACGACTGGGGCAACCTGAAGCCCGAATTCGCCACCTGCGCGGTGGGCAAACGCCAGAGCCCGATCGACATCCGCGGCGGCGTGAAGGTGGAACTGGAACCGGTGAAGTTCGACTACCAGCCCACCGGCTTCGCGGTGGTGGACAACGGCCACACCGTGCAGGTGAACATGGGCCCGGGCAACGCCATCGAGGTGATGGGCCGGCGCTACGACCTGCTGCAATTCCACTTCCACCGTCCCAGCGAAGAACGCATCGACGGCCGCCAGTTCGACATGGTCGCCCACCTGGTGCACAAGGACCCCGAAGGCCGTCTGGCCGTGGTGGCCGTGCTGCTGGACCGCGGCAGCGCCCACCCGCTGGTGCAGACGGTGTGGAACAACCTGCCGCTGGAAAAGGGCGACGAGGTGCGCGCCGCGGCCTCGCTGGACCTGAACGGCCTGCTGCCGCACGACCGGCGCTACTACACCTACATGGGCTCGCTCACCACGCCGCCCTGCAGCGAAGGCGTGCTGTGGATGGTGATGGCCCAGCCCGTGGGCATTGCACCCGACCAGGTGGCGGTGTTCTCGCGCCTGTACCCGATGAATGCGCGGCCGATCCAGCAGGCGGCTGGCCGCCTCATCAAGCAGAGCAACTGA
- a CDS encoding 2-haloalkanoic acid dehalogenase, type II (PFAM: haloacid dehalogenase-like hydrolase~TIGRFAM: Haloacid dehalogenase superfamily, subfamily IA, variant 2 with 3rd motif like haloacid dehalogenase; 2-haloalkanoic acid dehalogenase, type II), translating to MPVPAAIRALIFDVFGTLVDWRGGVARDAQAALAPLGLACDWLGFADDWRAQYQPAMAEVRSGRIPFCTLDLLHRRNLDVVLRARGWDAAVDETTRAALNRAWHRLDAWPDVGPGLAALRQRFLLAPCSNGHIALMVALARRNGWHWDAVLGAEIARDYKPQPVVYRTAAAALGCAPHEVLMVAAHTDDLLAAAAAGLRTAHVARPDEKGPGLGEAGPAAAVDWAAADLPELAAQLAP from the coding sequence ATGCCCGTTCCCGCTGCCATCCGCGCGCTGATCTTCGACGTCTTCGGCACCCTGGTGGACTGGCGCGGCGGCGTGGCGCGGGATGCGCAGGCCGCCTTGGCGCCGCTGGGTCTGGCCTGCGACTGGCTGGGCTTTGCCGACGACTGGCGGGCGCAATACCAACCGGCCATGGCCGAGGTGCGCTCGGGCCGCATCCCCTTTTGCACGCTGGACCTGCTGCACCGGCGCAACCTGGACGTGGTGCTGCGCGCGCGAGGCTGGGACGCCGCGGTGGACGAAACCACCCGCGCCGCGCTGAACAGGGCCTGGCACCGCCTGGACGCCTGGCCCGATGTGGGCCCCGGCCTGGCCGCGCTGCGCCAGCGTTTCCTGCTGGCGCCCTGCTCCAACGGCCACATTGCGCTGATGGTGGCGCTGGCGCGGCGCAACGGCTGGCACTGGGACGCCGTGCTGGGCGCCGAAATCGCGCGCGACTACAAGCCCCAGCCGGTGGTCTACCGGACCGCCGCAGCGGCCCTGGGCTGCGCGCCGCATGAAGTGCTGATGGTGGCCGCCCACACCGACGACCTGCTGGCCGCCGCCGCGGCCGGCCTGCGCACCGCCCACGTCGCGCGGCCGGACGAAAAGGGCCCCGGCCTGGGTGAGGCCGGCCCGGCCGCCGCCGTGGATTGGGCCGCCGCCGACCTGCCCGAACTGGCCGCCCAGTTGGCGCCCTGA
- a CDS encoding PEP-CTERM putative exosortase interaction domain-containing protein (PFAM: PEP-CTERM motif~TIGRFAM: PEP-CTERM putative exosortase interaction domain) encodes MLRASHALSATMLALLAAVAAPAHAVVTITGVATNLADTTPGQDLWRLDFNIAGAMASGEFVNFALSSGLFSNVAQIGATPAGYNANLALPAFFGDSYHYTITDAGSASVSTPVALSVVRIGALPGTIAYATNTNASGFGNVALTSAPVPEPATYGLMALGLAAMGLRRRAQKA; translated from the coding sequence ATGCTTCGCGCTTCCCACGCTCTCTCCGCCACGATGCTGGCTCTTCTGGCGGCTGTGGCCGCTCCCGCCCACGCCGTCGTCACCATCACCGGTGTGGCGACCAACCTGGCCGACACCACGCCGGGCCAGGACCTGTGGCGCCTGGACTTCAACATCGCCGGCGCGATGGCCTCGGGTGAGTTCGTGAACTTCGCGCTGTCCAGCGGCCTGTTCTCGAACGTGGCCCAGATCGGCGCCACGCCCGCTGGCTACAACGCCAACCTGGCCCTGCCCGCCTTCTTCGGTGACAGCTACCACTACACCATCACCGACGCCGGTTCGGCCTCCGTCAGCACCCCCGTCGCGCTGAGCGTGGTTCGCATCGGCGCCCTGCCGGGCACCATCGCCTACGCCACCAACACCAACGCCAGCGGCTTTGGCAACGTGGCCCTGACCTCCGCGCCGGTGCCGGAACCCGCCACCTACGGCCTGATGGCCCTGGGTCTGGCCGCCATGGGCCTGCGCCGCCGCGCCCAGAAGGCCTGA
- a CDS encoding hypothetical protein (PFAM: Uncharacterized protein conserved in bacteria (DUF2330)), with protein sequence MRSFLAALATAVLAAVAPSAQAFCGFYAGKADTSLFNRASQVVLARDGQRTVIAMQNDYQGPLSEFALVVPTPEVIRPGQVKVADRALFERLDAFSSPRLAEYHDADPCRFDFAWGRPEALRRMAMPAAAMAPAAQEKSARDTALGVTVAARFTLEEYDIVSLSATQSTGLETWLHENGYRIPAGAHAALAPYIAQGLKFFVAKVNLKEQARLGFSTLRPLQFAYTSDKFMLPMRLGMLNAAPGEAQDLIVYVLTRKGRVEAANYRTVKLPTDMNLPPAVRPRFADFYKAMFERAAQREEHRAVFTEYFWDMGWCDPCAAQPLTATELLKAGAFWVGDAAQAPAAGISRRMPLPGGGAQDALLTRLHLRYTPATFVDDLMLVQTGDRGNWQARYVIQNPFDGSEAQCQQRTDGVDCVAACRSRGGEGSSPQDCLAACRAAKTSALEQARQYYRHTLPQRAASERDTLAQLTGWSGRELDAVAPRPAADAGLGIGDSAGQAPWWQRVFNTR encoded by the coding sequence ATGCGAAGCTTCCTCGCCGCCCTGGCCACCGCCGTGCTGGCCGCTGTGGCCCCCAGCGCCCAGGCCTTCTGCGGCTTTTACGCCGGCAAGGCCGACACCAGCCTGTTCAACCGCGCCAGCCAGGTGGTGCTGGCACGCGACGGCCAGCGCACCGTCATCGCGATGCAGAACGACTACCAGGGCCCGCTGTCGGAGTTCGCGCTGGTGGTGCCCACGCCGGAGGTCATCCGGCCCGGGCAGGTGAAGGTGGCCGACCGCGCCCTCTTCGAACGCCTGGACGCCTTTTCCAGCCCGCGCCTGGCCGAGTACCACGACGCCGACCCCTGCCGCTTCGACTTTGCCTGGGGCCGCCCGGAGGCCCTGCGCAGGATGGCCATGCCTGCCGCGGCGATGGCGCCGGCGGCCCAGGAGAAAAGTGCACGCGACACCGCGCTGGGCGTCACCGTGGCCGCGCGCTTCACGCTGGAGGAGTACGACATCGTCAGCCTGTCGGCCACGCAAAGCACGGGGCTGGAGACCTGGCTGCACGAGAACGGCTACCGCATCCCGGCGGGTGCGCACGCGGCGCTGGCACCCTACATCGCCCAGGGCCTGAAGTTCTTCGTTGCCAAGGTGAACCTGAAGGAACAGGCGCGGCTGGGCTTCAGCACCCTGCGACCGCTGCAGTTCGCCTACACGTCCGACAAGTTCATGCTGCCCATGCGCCTGGGCATGCTGAACGCCGCGCCGGGCGAAGCGCAGGACCTGATCGTGTACGTGCTCACGCGCAAGGGCCGCGTCGAAGCGGCCAACTACCGCACCGTGAAGCTGCCCACCGACATGAACCTGCCGCCCGCGGTGCGGCCGCGCTTTGCCGACTTCTACAAGGCGATGTTCGAACGCGCCGCGCAACGCGAGGAGCACCGCGCGGTGTTCACCGAGTACTTCTGGGACATGGGCTGGTGCGACCCCTGCGCCGCGCAGCCGCTGACCGCCACCGAATTGCTGAAGGCAGGCGCCTTCTGGGTCGGCGACGCGGCCCAGGCACCGGCCGCCGGCATCAGCCGCCGCATGCCCCTGCCCGGCGGCGGCGCCCAGGACGCCTTGCTGACCCGCCTGCACCTGCGCTACACGCCCGCCACCTTCGTGGACGACCTGATGCTGGTGCAAACCGGCGACCGCGGCAACTGGCAGGCGCGCTACGTCATCCAGAACCCCTTCGACGGCAGCGAGGCGCAGTGCCAGCAGCGGACCGACGGCGTGGACTGCGTGGCGGCCTGCCGTTCACGCGGGGGCGAGGGTTCATCGCCGCAGGACTGCCTGGCCGCCTGCAGGGCCGCCAAGACCAGCGCACTGGAGCAGGCGCGCCAGTACTACCGCCACACCCTGCCGCAGCGCGCCGCCAGCGAACGCGACACCCTGGCGCAACTGACCGGCTGGAGCGGGCGCGAACTGGACGCCGTCGCGCCGAGGCCGGCCGCGGACGCGGGCCTGGGCATCGGCGACAGCGCCGGCCAGGCGCCGTGGTGGCAACGCGTGTTCAACACCCGGTGA
- a CDS encoding Na+-transporting NADH:ubiquinone oxidoreductase, subunit NqrB (PFAM: NQR2, RnfD, RnfE family), whose protein sequence is MNTLTWSGLVPRVNSGTPRRAPDARWFQIGILGSLLLAGALWRDFALLPAQVALTFAAALATQAAALHALKRPERWRLSGYLSAWVSALGISLLVRADSLWVHPLLAALAMASKFALRAGPPGCRSHVINPANGAAFAAALLLPGAWLSPGQWGSQALLALWVVSAGLFVTGAIARRETAAAFLLTWGALLALRLAWLGHEPLLGAQVWLHQVANGATLLFAFFMVTDPMTTPQHRTARIAYAVAVALAAFAWQFVLFKPHALVVALFAASWGVPWINRAWPQRRFEWREGP, encoded by the coding sequence ATGAACACCTTGACCTGGTCGGGGCTCGTTCCCCGCGTCAACAGTGGCACGCCGCGGCGCGCCCCGGACGCCCGCTGGTTCCAGATCGGCATCCTGGGCAGCCTGCTGCTGGCCGGTGCGCTGTGGCGCGACTTCGCGCTGCTGCCCGCGCAGGTGGCGCTGACCTTCGCCGCCGCGCTGGCCACGCAAGCCGCGGCCCTGCACGCTTTGAAGCGGCCCGAACGCTGGCGCTTGAGCGGCTACCTCAGCGCCTGGGTCAGCGCGCTGGGCATCAGCCTGCTGGTGCGCGCCGACAGCCTGTGGGTGCACCCCCTGCTGGCCGCGCTGGCCATGGCCAGCAAGTTCGCCCTGCGCGCCGGCCCACCCGGCTGCCGCAGCCATGTCATCAACCCGGCCAATGGCGCGGCCTTTGCGGCGGCGCTGCTGCTGCCGGGCGCCTGGTTGTCGCCGGGCCAGTGGGGTTCGCAGGCGCTGCTGGCGCTTTGGGTGGTGAGCGCAGGCCTGTTCGTCACCGGCGCCATCGCCCGGCGCGAGACGGCGGCCGCCTTCCTGCTGACCTGGGGCGCGCTGCTGGCACTGCGCCTGGCCTGGCTGGGCCATGAACCCCTCCTGGGCGCCCAGGTGTGGCTGCACCAGGTGGCCAATGGCGCCACGCTGCTGTTCGCCTTCTTCATGGTCACCGACCCCATGACCACGCCGCAGCACCGCACAGCGCGCATCGCCTACGCGGTGGCCGTGGCGCTGGCCGCCTTCGCCTGGCAGTTCGTGCTGTTCAAGCCGCACGCGCTGGTGGTGGCGCTGTTCGCGGCCAGCTGGGGGGTGCCGTGGATCAACCGCGCGTGGCCGCAGCGGCGCTTTGAATGGCGCGAGGGTCCTTGA